aagagaaattatgttatttttattaatgctttTAAATTGTTGATTACTGTACTTCACAAATGATTTAACtttattctttagtttaatGAGATATATCAACTTTTATCTTTGGAAATAATTAGCTTATTAAATGCTTAATATTGTCTTTATTGTATTGAATCATGTGTTGGATCTAATATTTTGATTCCATCCTTTAACTAAAACTATTGTTATTATGTATAGATTTTGGTCATTAAAAGCTATGGTGCATTTCATTACAATTCCATACTCTTAAGACTTGGTATGAATGACAATATTAAATATTCTTCTACTTGCATGTTTTCGTTAGCCTTGAGTTAATGTTTcatttgtaaaacaaatgtaTGTCTATACATGATCACTATGTTAAACTTGAAGTAGGAtagtcttttttatatataaatatcgaATTCCATACTCTTAAGACTTGGTATGAATGACAATATTGAATATTCTTCTACTTGCATGTTTTCGTTAGCCTTGAGTTTAATGTTcatttgtaaaacaaatgtaTGTCTATACAATGATCACTATGTTAAACTTGAAGTAGGATAGTCTTTTTTATGATGTTAACATTACTTTATACATTAGAATAAGTCCATAGTAGCTATAATAaggatgtatttttttaatatatttttaggatGAATTTAAGGCaatgaaattgaattgttaaatttatatttttgttgctTGTATATGTATGTTATTAAGAAATAAAGGAATAGTCAACAACTTAAGTAGGTGTCAATAAAACCATGACTAGAAGGCATGTATACTTGTAGCAAGAAGATTTCAACTTTTACTAGTTGTGGTAGTGATTGCttgggaaaaaaatatggaccatttgtgatttttcaaaaataaagaaaggcaTATAGCCAAGGTACTATTATATTCATAACATAGAAGGGTTCTAGATATGACATGTCATGGGCTATGAAAATAGGCCTAGTATGGTCAAGGCATGTTAAGCCTTGACCATAGGGTTCCtttataaaaccaatttttgcAGCCTTCTTTTTTCAGTAGGTGTACACATTTGTAGAGATGATTTATCCCTTCAATATTGTGGATTTGTATTATACAtatagatcattcaaaaagattaagttacatataaataacacaacttaagaccaaaattaaaatcaaaagaattaataaatcttttaaattaacaaaattaaacaaaaaatatggactttggtgaaaacaagtccatctaacccttatCTGATAGAGGTTTCTTTGGGTTTTTCTTTCCATCACTACTTTCATCCGGCTCCTTTCAAAAACCTTTCAACTATGTTTCACTTTTTCTATAtctctatatgtatatattcatAACTATTGTTTGAATTagagattttaaattattggttaatttatgattttggtgAATGATGAACCTTGACCACTTGCAGCTAAGGGTTTGAATTAGATTGTGTATTATACCATGCTTTTAATTGAACTTTGATCTTTCCatcattctaatttttaattttgcagATAGTTGGTATTTGTAGTGTTAGATCTAAGGTTTAGAGTTTTTCTACGTTTAGCATTTCACGATGAACTTATTTGGCCTTTGTTGATTactttgatcaatttttatacttatttgcACATACCTTTCATGTCATGCAACCAAATTGTATATTTTATGTTCTATCTAATATTCTAGATATGTTTCttgatttgttttccttttagaaTAGGGAGTTTGActtgtaaatttttataatatgcatttttttctttatacaaagcatatatatttgtttctttctttttaagtgagtcaatttattataaatatcataattttggctagaaaaataataatataacaaaaactaGATTATAATACAACATTCAAAAATGACTTACTTTATATtacaataaacataaaataaaatctggTTGTTTAACTTGCATAAGAGATCTTTCTTGTGTGACTCATGAATTTTGATCACCATGGATGCAAATTTATTTGAGAGGTTCTATATAGTTtattgtttcttaaaattatatttatatttttttttactcattctTCATGTTGTTATCTAGGCACGACACACCGGACAAGCGCCAGGACAAATAGAACTTTTCAAGTTAATGCATTGGACTTCTCAAAATGGTTGGATAAACCAAGAAGCAGAGGCTTCTTATGTAAGTTTTCCTTATAGAATCTTCAGcttgcttatttttttattaaatatgattttcaatttgtttctaaCTTGTAGCTTAAGTAGGTCACTATACAAAATTGGTTTTTCacattatgtaatttttttattttcatttgactgagtttaaaaatgatagataaaaatgaattaaattggtCTTATTAAATTTTGTGATTCTATATATAGtaggaaaattttatgaaattctaTAGAAATTCATATGAACCTTCCAAAAATTTGCCATAGTCATAAAGAACATGCTATGAAACTTaagcaaattgttttttttcatgaaattctATAGAAATTTATATGAACCTTCCAAAAATTTGCCATAGTCGTAAAGAACATGCTatgaaaaagtttcaatttttttttttcatgaaattctATAGAAATTTATATGAACCTTCCAAAAATTTGCCATAATCATAAAGAACATGCTATGAAACTTAAGcaaattgttatatatatattctctttttgcaATAAATTATAGTTGAATTAGCCAAGTTGCctattgaaaagattttatttaattagtttgtgttttacattattttacttttttttttttttttttgtatttgtaggAAAAAATGTTAGAATTGCAAAAGCAACCAGTGCCAGAAGGTGGTCAAGCCTTGAAAGAGGCTGAAATATGTGTTCAAGTGTTAGGGTCAAGATCTGGATATATCAAGGGCTTAGGTCATGGCCCTCGACCACCCTCATCCTCATCGAAATCTACACATAAGTCACATCGAGAGATAGAATTGGAGAATGAGCTTAAAGCAACACGAGAGCTTTTACAAAGTCAAGAGACTCGAATCCAGCACCAGCAGTCCTAGATAGCTCAATTAGCTAGTTTTGTTAGTGAAATGTGCCAACACATGCATATTCCAGGATCAAGCTCAAGAAGTTCATCTCCTTAAGATGATACACCGCTTATGGATTCTTAGTCACACTTCATGGATGATGATTGACATTTTCTCCATTAACACTTGGTTTGGAGTTTTTTTGGACATTATCTTTCCTTGACATGTATATATGGTACTTTTGTTTactgcattatttttttttatgttatcacATTTTGCAAATGTGTTATTTTTGTGGCCACATTTTGCACATGTGTTAGTTTTGTTATCACATTTTGCACATGTGTTAGTTTGCTTGCTACATATCaatctttactattttttatttttattttttttatgttatcacATTTTGCACATGTGTTTGTTTGctacttttcttttacttttagaaCTTATGACATTTTACAAATGTGGATGTCAGTgcttactatttatttatttattttgtatatgtgAATATACCAAAACTCTTTTGCATTCAATGgaatattatcaattatttattaaagCTTTGTTGtcacataatttatttattcatttggagtttttaattatcaatatgtaataaattaagttataacaaaatttaattgtttaattaatttttataatttaaatttaaatttaaatattggaATATATcaattgaatatattaaaatatgatgacaaaattattatatacatatagacAAAAGTTCATATGTTTAGagccatttatttatttatttgttaaaatatgacCTGAACTTCCAACGGGGAAATAaagttttgtttcaaaatccatttggcaacaaaattataattttggtcATTGTATGTGTCTAATTTGGCGACAATTTAATTGATTATCGAGAATTTTTAGcaacaaaattttgaacattTAACAACAAATCTTTTcgtcaaaaaatattattggagacaacaaaaaaattatgtctCTATAAACTATTAGAGGCGAAACATTAAATTTGTTGCAAAAACTTTTCGCGACGAGGATAAGGCGACGTTcatgaaaccaaaaaaaaattgtcgcAAAAATGTTTTTGCGACAATATTAACTTTTTTGCGATAAAATAATTGTGTCGCTAATAATCATATATCTTGTAGTGTCCAAATTAAAGAAGGTACATCCATTAAAGGTCAccttaataagtttaataaaattgttatgGATTTGAGGAATATTGATGTTAAGAATTAATGATGAAAACCAAGCCATAATTTTGATGTATTCCCTACCAAATTCTTATGAGCACTTTATGGATACCACGATGCATGCTAGAGACACTCTCTCCATAAAGGACGTTAGAGTAGCCTTGAACTCAAAGGAGTTGAAGAAGAGGATGTTTGAGAGTAGAGAAGGTTGACTCAAGTGAAGGTTTGGTGGCTAGAAGGagaataggaaagaaaaataacaatataaaaaGTTGATCTAGATCTAAATCAAAGTTAAGGGAAAACAACTAGTGTTTCAATTGCAACAAAGAAAGGAACTATGTgaaaaatttttcaaattgtaaaggaaaagaaaaagagaaaacttCTAATTTTGGTGATGCAGTAGTTGCATAGGTGATGAGTTCTTATTAATATTGTAGATGTCCTTTCGATTCTTGTTAATAACTCGGATGAAGATTTAACTCTTCATTTAGGGTGCTCCTATCATATGTCTCCCAATAGGGATCAATTCAATACTTACCAACTTATAGATGGTGGGAAAGGTCTCATGGGACACAATGTAACCTATAAGATTGTTGGAATAAGTACAATTCGAATTAAGATGCATGATGGCATTGTAAGGACATTAACTAATGTAAGTAATGTTCtagagttgaagaaaatttttctttctcacttgACTCCAATGGATGCACATATAAGGCTAGAGGTGGAGTTTTGAGGATTTCAAAGGGTGATCTTGTTGtgatgaaaggaaagaaaattaatgatcTTTATACATTGCAAGGTAGTATGGTTATAGGTGTAGCCGTATTTTTAATgccaaaatcaatttcaaagaCTACCAAATTATAGCATATGTGGCTTGGGCATATAAGTGAGAAAGGGTTGACAATCTTGAGCAAATAAGGTTTGCTTGGTGGATAGAAAATGGGAGAACTAGGTTTTTGTAAGCATCGTGTGTTTGGGAAACAATATAAGGTTAAATTCAATGTAGGTGTTCATAGGACTAAAGGTACCTTGGATTAAATCCATCCAGATCTTTAAGGCCCTTCTCAAGTTGTATTACATGGTGGTAGTGGAAAATATATGTTgacctttattgatgattactctagaAAGGTCTAGGTATATATCTTGAAACATAAGATTGATGTCTTTGGAAAGTTCAAGCTTTGAAAAACTATGATTGAGAAgcaaacaatgaaacaaatcAAGCACTTGAGAATTAACAATGATAAGGAATTCTATGAAAAAGAGTTCAATGAGTTTTGCAAGAATGAAGGTATTGTGAGATATAGCACAGTTAGACATACTTACAAGCAAAATAGTAATGTGGAATGGATGAATAGAACTCTTTTAAAGAGTGCATAGTGCATGTTTTCAAATGCAGGGTTGTCTAAGGAATTTTGAGTTAAAGTGGTAAATTTAACTTATTATCTTGTACATAAATCCCTTCAATCAATTATAAGACTCCTAAAAAGGTATAATTTAGTTCTCTTTCTAATTATAGtgatttaagaattttttgttgtcttGCTTATGCTCATGTGAATTAAGGTAAATTGAAACCAAGGGCAAAGAAATGCATATTTTTCGAATATGTAGATGAAGTGAAAAGGTATAGGTTATGGTGTCTAGATTCAATATTCTCCAAATTTCTTATTAGTAAGGATGTGACTTTAATGAGTCTACATTGTTGAGTCCTAGAAATGAGAAATTTGATGTAGAAAACAACCCTGATATGAGATAAAAGGTGGAGTTTGTGCCTAAAGCTTCAAGAACCATAGAAAGAACAATTCACTAAACCCCAAGGAGGAAAAGATGTAATATCTtgatgataaaagaaaatgcaacaTAAGaacaacaatattatttgatcaGAGATATAATAAGAAGGCAAATTAAACCACTTCAGAGGTATGCTTATGTAGATTTGGTTGCTTATGCATTTAATGTGGCaaagaatattgaaaatgaGGAACCCCATACTTATAATGAAGTCACCACTAGTAGAGAGTCCACATAGTGGATTGTTGCTATGAATGAGAAGATTGAATCACTTCAAGAGAACCATACTTGGTAATCGAGTAGcctaaagattaaaaattataggttgtaaatgggtcttaagaagaaaagaaggaattCATGGGGTGAAGGATGTGttgggaaccctagattactCTGTTCCCATGCCCTAGATCTCATAAGGTGCATGCAGCTATCCTTGGTatctctaaatctattgcaatggaataaaatgacaataaaaaccattaataacTATAGATatagagatttgaaactcatactTATGATCtaaatgttcctagatcaaaatCTATCTTATAAAGAACATGCATGGAAAAACTAGAGTGTCTTTCCTCATGTTATTGCCCACATGCGTGTCCCATGCAATTCTCGTGCACGTagtgattggagccaaaatatgtgctctaatggcacatattctatatgatttgtgcaccaaaagACATTCAAATCACTCAACTtaacctaaatcaatgctaaggccctagccatgagtttaatttgtactttggagacttatctcggattcaagggaagaaaatggtgcaagttgaatcactttagattttgaaagatcaagaaaggggtaaataagcaaataagtgagtcaagactcatggaccataaGGAAAGGCAATATGAGGATATCGTGAGTTTTTAAGATGAGAAATAACCATTAtgaagtaagaaagaaggcaagaaaacatgtGAAATGAGGTATGAAGCAAGATTAAGctacatggaaatttagaactcaaaaatctgatggcattatatactctgaatttgaggacaaatttagaGTACTTTCTAGAGTCCAttgtatacatactatatatcatttcgaagcttgggaagtcaggagtccaacgcttcaaacagtgtgcaaatcagagctgaaatgaagaagttatggccatttgaagacaactgcaccaagctagagggtcatttcgaaatgatttcgaaattcaacttatgatttcaaaattcaacttatgaattcgaaatccacttcgaaatgacaccagtttcgaattcacccactgccattttgatgttccgcctcctctacctcaggaattgcatctattcaacttatgaattcgaaatccacttcaaAATGACActaatttcgaattcacccactgccactttgatgtttcacctcttctacctcgggaattgcatctagggcacttCATCCGCCCTAAGTGGAtcccacacgactagaaatcaccattttattattttttaatcatttttaggaaattattttgtaataagtggccaatgagagtgtgccacacgttaggtaattgatgatattatataaactctctcaattctaggttatagggatcttggattttttttccgaagagtttgacattgaaggtggaagaagacgagaactttggtttgttttctttttcttctttattaaatatattgtttttagtttcttttaattcaaattatagatttttaccctattatggattgtgaatgtgacatcacccccatgagaggctaagagccaacttggggcttgaagcatgaaaacctaagggctaggaaacctatagggacaatgggtaaattattataacaatgaga
The sequence above is drawn from the Vitis riparia cultivar Riparia Gloire de Montpellier isolate 1030 chromosome 15, EGFV_Vit.rip_1.0, whole genome shotgun sequence genome and encodes:
- the LOC117932000 gene encoding uncharacterized protein LOC117932000 is translated as MAARYRDHRNKCHKHFKKYPTIALAKQNPYKHVSDQKQWDWLCDRFASEKFQRRSTLNTENRMKLPFTHRGGSRSFVQHVEELARHTGQAPGQIELFKLMHWTSQNGWINQEAEASYEKMLELQKQPVPEGGQALKEAEICVQVLGSRSGYIKGLGHGPRPPSSSSKSTHKSHREIELENELKATRELLQSQETRIQHQQS